A genomic stretch from Eptesicus fuscus isolate TK198812 chromosome 15, DD_ASM_mEF_20220401, whole genome shotgun sequence includes:
- the LOC129151612 gene encoding interferon omega-1-like: MAQIHLWLVAGAMLCSSPAGSLEEDLLWIHRGDNLRVFNLLRQLQRTRPHLCLDDRNDFKFPWNGTTITQMQKTERTCLHHQMITHIVDLFRTQHSLAAWDHTLVSQLLSSLHHSLEHLEQREGENRDCSNLGILLRKYFQSIHNYLREKKYSACAWEVVRVEITLRVGIM; this comes from the coding sequence ATGGCCCAGATCCACctgtggctggtggcaggggccatgctctgctccagccctgcTGGTTCCCTTGAGGAGGACTTACTTTGGATCCATAGAGGAGACAACCTGCGAGTTTTCAATCTTTTGAGGCAACTGCAAAGGACCCGCCCTCACCTATGCCTGGATGACAGAAACGACTTCAAATTTCCTTGGAATGGGACTACAATCACCCAGATGCAGAAGACAGAACGCACCTGTCTCCATCATCAGATGATCACGCACATCGTCGACCTCTTTAGAACACAGCACAGCCTCGCTGCATGGGACCACACCCTCGTCTCTCAACTCCTCTCCAGCCTTCACCACAGCCTGGAGCacctggagcagagggaaggagaaaatcgGGATTGTTCCAATTTGGGAATTCTCCTCCGGAAGTACTTCCAAAGCATCCATAACTacctgagagagaagaaatacagCGCCTGTGCCTGGGAGGTCGTTAGAGTGGAAATTACACTACGCGTTGGAATCATGTAA